A genomic region of Ruficoccus amylovorans contains the following coding sequences:
- a CDS encoding PulJ/GspJ family protein, with product MKVHRFRAGMSFLEVLLAVAMLGLLIVAGATMLFALTRSYFTLETSPLFDRHADGVIGLLRSLASESGPPPDPNSNARPGPQFGWSTSPVSQKSTLSFKIDRDLAFFVSDEHPLPAIDAFLEFDEENHQFWLAWYVDPKFTNNNRTINYTLLSPWASDIQYGYYDEGQNQWEFEFASDDSRQHGNEKPRNVTLIFDRDDVVVRRTIYLDTPTHHVLDY from the coding sequence ATGAAGGTGCACCGCTTCCGGGCTGGCATGAGTTTTCTGGAGGTCCTGCTGGCCGTGGCCATGCTGGGCCTGCTCATCGTTGCCGGGGCCACCATGCTTTTCGCGCTCACACGCAGTTACTTCACCCTCGAAACCAGTCCGCTCTTTGACCGGCACGCAGACGGCGTGATCGGCCTGCTGCGCTCCCTGGCCAGTGAATCCGGCCCTCCCCCCGACCCCAACAGCAACGCGCGACCGGGTCCGCAATTCGGATGGAGTACCTCTCCGGTTAGTCAAAAATCCACCCTCTCCTTCAAGATCGACCGCGATCTGGCCTTCTTCGTCTCCGACGAGCATCCGCTCCCGGCCATCGACGCGTTTCTGGAGTTCGACGAAGAAAACCACCAGTTCTGGCTGGCCTGGTACGTTGACCCGAAATTCACCAACAACAACCGGACGATCAACTACACCCTGCTCTCCCCCTGGGCCTCCGATATCCAGTACGGCTACTACGACGAAGGGCAAAATCAGTGGGAGTTCGAATTCGCCAGCGACGACAGCCGCCAGCATGGCAACGAGAAGCCCCGGAACGTGACCCTGATTTTTGACCGCGACGATGTCGTCGTCCGGCGAACCATCTACCTGGACACCCCCACGCACCATGTTCTCGACTACTAG
- a CDS encoding GspE/PulE family protein has translation MSAHTVHAADRDVLNLPPIQRMLEGVDPSHMQALADAPRAKRLSLLSDMTGLSERELLVMISNGTGLDVLDRFEADAETAAAIPIRMMLRYQSVPIKPPPEWGDVFCMATSWPPDDEMRQWLYSAVRREITFFLVLPEKLNQFLVERFGVGSDSLDDPEMQAFLDQTAEKEEEKEDENAAIIRFVNEVIAQAMRDRATDIHFEPRRESLQIRYRIDGRLVQVPVPKNLVAYQGAIISRIKIMSRLNISEKRRPQDGRITYGGGRDEVDVRVSTLPTMYGESISMRLLSEQSQPASIQDLGFIESDEHAINKILDLPHGIMLITGPTGSGKSTTLSAFMHRLGTPERRVITVEDPIEYEIPEVNQTQVNHEIGLTFASALRSVLRQDPDVIMVGEIRDRETADIAVRASLTGHLVLSTLHTNDAPGAITRLIDMEIEPFLIASSVEMVIAQRLVRRLCQSCAKVDDADITYVGSCLMSLGLPPSEIQYAHGIKKPCGCEDCRNLGYRGRIGLYEILRVDDTVHDLIYKQASARELRKRALEHGMRTLQGCGWHHVKHGLTSLSEIMRYADLQSEDETVDSKN, from the coding sequence ATGAGTGCACATACGGTCCATGCCGCCGACAGGGATGTCCTGAACCTTCCGCCCATCCAGCGGATGCTGGAGGGTGTCGATCCCTCCCACATGCAGGCCCTCGCTGACGCCCCACGCGCCAAACGCCTCAGCCTGCTCTCCGATATGACCGGCCTGAGCGAACGCGAGCTGCTCGTCATGATTTCCAACGGCACCGGGCTCGATGTGCTCGACCGCTTCGAGGCCGACGCCGAGACCGCCGCCGCCATCCCGATTCGCATGATGCTCCGCTACCAGAGCGTCCCGATCAAGCCCCCGCCCGAGTGGGGCGATGTTTTCTGCATGGCCACTTCCTGGCCCCCCGACGACGAGATGCGCCAATGGCTCTACTCCGCCGTCCGCCGCGAGATCACCTTTTTCCTCGTCCTGCCCGAGAAGCTCAACCAGTTCCTCGTCGAGCGCTTCGGCGTCGGCTCCGACAGTCTTGACGACCCCGAGATGCAGGCCTTCCTCGACCAGACCGCCGAAAAGGAGGAGGAAAAGGAAGACGAAAACGCCGCCATCATCCGCTTCGTCAACGAAGTCATCGCTCAGGCCATGCGCGACCGGGCGACGGACATCCACTTTGAGCCGCGCCGCGAATCTCTGCAAATCCGCTACCGCATCGACGGGCGACTCGTGCAGGTGCCCGTCCCCAAGAATCTCGTCGCCTACCAGGGGGCCATCATTTCGCGTATCAAGATCATGTCGCGGCTGAACATCTCCGAGAAACGCCGCCCGCAGGACGGACGTATCACCTACGGCGGTGGCCGCGACGAGGTGGATGTGCGCGTCTCCACCCTGCCCACCATGTACGGCGAGAGCATCAGTATGCGCCTGCTCAGCGAGCAGAGCCAACCAGCGTCCATTCAGGATCTCGGTTTTATCGAGTCCGACGAGCACGCCATCAACAAGATCCTCGACCTGCCGCACGGCATCATGCTCATCACCGGGCCGACCGGCTCCGGCAAGAGCACCACCCTGAGCGCCTTTATGCACCGGCTCGGCACGCCCGAGCGGCGCGTCATCACCGTTGAAGACCCGATCGAATACGAAATTCCCGAGGTCAACCAGACCCAGGTCAACCACGAGATCGGGCTGACCTTCGCCAGCGCCCTGCGCAGTGTCCTTCGCCAGGACCCGGACGTCATCATGGTCGGGGAAATCCGCGACCGCGAAACCGCCGACATCGCCGTGCGCGCCTCGCTCACCGGCCACCTTGTGCTCTCCACCCTGCACACCAACGACGCCCCTGGCGCGATCACGCGCCTGATCGACATGGAGATCGAGCCGTTTCTGATCGCCTCCTCGGTCGAGATGGTTATCGCCCAGCGCCTGGTCCGGCGGCTGTGCCAGTCGTGTGCAAAGGTGGACGACGCGGACATCACTTACGTCGGCTCCTGCCTCATGTCTCTCGGCCTGCCCCCCTCGGAAATCCAGTACGCCCACGGCATCAAGAAACCCTGCGGCTGCGAAGACTGCCGCAACCTCGGCTATCGGGGCCGGATCGGGCTGTACGAAATCCTCCGGGTGGACGACACCGTGCATGACCTGATTTACAAGCAGGCTTCGGCGCGGGAACTGCGTAAGCGGGCGCTCGAACACGGCATGCGCACGCTCCAGGGCTGCGGCTGGCACCATGTGAAACACGGGCTGACCAGCCTGTCCGAGATCATGCGCTACGCCGACCTCCAGTCCGAGGACGAAACCGTGGACAGCAAGAACTGA
- a CDS encoding PilN domain-containing protein, with protein MPKAPVPPSATDKPTSDRVRLVPSALFYVASYPIPKGIRSRDMAAMVQGLVDEHSPLPLEQTSWGFLLDNRGINSSHFLYYAGAKDLVFKSASDAVSLSETAVLPAFVATQGLSFDTPTWIFFLEKECLSALFFEKASNVPTRLVSRFLSDILPGTDSVFLKREEMLRSLTKADSDENIAPGLIRISETTPRKNKTVSFQLQRCESENDDWRDWKRTEFRKTNRLLAADVRDHTTLLDQQQRAGLGRRLGQIATVVAITVAALLIFEFLQFRRQSEAAALAQQVTRQAPEVQRLQDIEAMVKTLKTLFDQDFQPYRWLMELNTGRPDSISFTSFAVDDQGSLVFNGQSPEVKTLNEYKSVLDKNPRFKQPQLSNLKTDKDGVTFTIKSETGNLQAELPAELLTPPPAAETPDEPAPDTEVAQAAPPVHRPGQNGKKNPNGTPGKKKAQNGGKPRTGEKNAAASPTDTTSESEAEPADAPEETNAEPAPDSDAPNPPDA; from the coding sequence ATGCCTAAAGCCCCGGTGCCCCCATCTGCCACCGACAAGCCGACCTCTGACCGGGTTCGGCTCGTCCCGTCGGCGCTGTTTTACGTGGCCAGCTACCCGATCCCCAAGGGCATTCGCAGCCGCGACATGGCCGCGATGGTACAGGGGCTGGTGGACGAGCATTCCCCTCTTCCCCTTGAGCAGACGAGCTGGGGCTTTCTGCTGGATAACCGCGGCATCAACAGCAGCCACTTCCTTTACTACGCCGGGGCCAAAGACCTGGTTTTCAAATCCGCCAGCGATGCGGTTTCCCTGAGCGAAACCGCTGTGCTCCCCGCCTTCGTCGCTACGCAGGGGCTGAGCTTCGACACACCCACCTGGATATTTTTCCTGGAAAAAGAGTGCCTGAGCGCGCTCTTCTTCGAGAAGGCTTCCAACGTCCCCACCCGGCTCGTCTCGCGTTTTCTCTCCGACATCCTCCCGGGAACCGATTCGGTGTTTCTCAAGCGCGAAGAAATGCTTCGCAGCCTGACCAAGGCCGATTCCGATGAAAACATCGCCCCCGGCCTGATCCGTATTTCCGAAACCACTCCGCGCAAGAACAAGACCGTTTCTTTCCAACTCCAGCGCTGCGAGAGCGAGAACGACGACTGGAGAGACTGGAAGCGCACCGAATTCAGGAAGACGAACCGCTTGCTCGCCGCCGATGTCCGCGACCACACCACCCTGCTCGACCAGCAGCAGCGGGCCGGTCTCGGGCGCCGCCTCGGGCAGATAGCCACCGTCGTCGCCATCACCGTCGCGGCCCTGCTCATTTTCGAGTTTCTGCAATTCCGCCGCCAATCCGAAGCCGCCGCCCTCGCGCAGCAGGTCACGCGGCAGGCCCCCGAAGTCCAACGCCTGCAGGACATCGAAGCGATGGTCAAAACCCTCAAAACCCTTTTCGATCAGGACTTCCAGCCCTACCGCTGGCTGATGGAGCTGAATACGGGCCGCCCCGATTCCATTTCGTTCACCAGCTTTGCGGTGGATGACCAGGGCAGCCTCGTCTTCAACGGTCAGTCTCCCGAGGTCAAAACACTCAACGAGTACAAGTCCGTCCTCGACAAAAACCCACGCTTCAAACAGCCCCAGCTTTCAAACCTGAAGACAGACAAGGACGGCGTCACCTTCACCATCAAATCCGAAACCGGCAACCTCCAGGCGGAGCTTCCGGCCGAGCTTCTCACCCCTCCCCCCGCAGCGGAAACCCCCGACGAGCCCGCGCCGGACACCGAGGTCGCCCAGGCGGCCCCGCCGGTCCACCGCCCCGGCCAGAACGGGAAAAAGAACCCCAACGGCACCCCCGGCAAAAAGAAGGCCCAAAATGGCGGCAAGCCGCGCACCGGCGAAAAAAATGCCGCCGCCAGCCCGACCGACACGACCAGCGAAAGCGAGGCCGAACCGGCCGACGCCCCTGAAGAAACAAATGCCGAGCCCGCCCCTGACTCCGACGCCCCCAACCCCCCCGACGCATGA
- a CDS encoding secretin N-terminal domain-containing protein, with amino-acid sequence MLKLKPHWFLLPLLFAWALAPASAQPAPAADTQAHDIICKPAEGISPDEMVGPIVMGNMPVLQALDLLSKFSGRVILPGEGLPSGRLNFNSGSKLKRTDAIFAIESLLALNGVSLRLLDNGFVRAISSANPDKSAPPMIDTLPENSMSEQIYTKIFKLKYADSRSAYNNVRGLLSDRRRSSMQNQSETNSLLITDSLINLQRIEKVLEYLDQPPDARMELYTFPVKYGSAWNIRTSLQQILRTEMKNRLNDSMVFVDSRTNKLLVVTHPTNLEFFETIVKDLDQEIAPFTTTEVIKITQGNFWSIWSTINGIVRHQQREFSRRGFSVQEREESDEVGRLSGGSETASVEAPAGGEESTELPALEMPTTASDPNAVMVEDTTPELQFSPYVGLYADPSNLAFVVYGTNNDIARIKQLIAQLDIKSPPYVTSKVFTIEHALAGDIRNVIEYTVNVQRRNFARAGLSTDNRTSSAGPEAAGQQSAEQGFEYSNFISTIADNRNNTILVQGTQQDIAQIGQLVEKLDVPSAPLTQNEVIYLKHAEASTLARVVQNIINYQRWMFSRQRTVSQSNNGDASALANPEIGFEFSNYAMVGADRRTNALFAYGTKQDLERIRSIVTETDIPVEPITTTRVFPLTHTDASQTASLINNIINGQRRALNQVRSESREVQNPAAREANAPADPTAAPSQGVIEGNEALQFSPFISITPDRRSNSLIVYGTASDIRQLDDLIKQIDIEVAPLTSSKVFLLENAQARSLYAVLNNVVRGQERALRQVRSSIQQIRNIHPDDPNASAAEVTLEALQFSPYITITPNDRNNSIIVYGTDSDITQLENLIEISDVQISPKTQSRTFFIRHADANEVASTISKLISQQQRVRERESTLTRIFRRGANGQDEGGEADGAIGMGQETFAGGGAGGGQGDLLTETSSATYSDIFSFDEDLQFSPYVSLVADDRSNAVLAYGTQFDLEQIGELIKQIDDVLPQVRIEVVIAEVILSDKQVSGLDSFGISYNVTAPNQTSMNTSAPAISSGNPAFEGSFSINDFSLDTVFRVAKENKFVKVLSAPSLTTTHNRQAVVNVGEARPIITSSASSLDSSDLVTRSTVEYRDIGINLKVRPLISTKGYIQMDIEQVVETVIDTQTIDGNEQPIISTRRAMSFLSVRDKEVIVMAGLQQVDSSKTDGSVFILGDLPVFGPLFQPENNDQAVRELIIFIKPYIVDSFDESQLLTSEELDRTAIGQDIATYLEKGRFKEQEKLIPPPPDPEEAEEDVANSRTQNTNTNTTTGPRR; translated from the coding sequence ATGCTCAAACTGAAACCCCACTGGTTCCTCCTGCCGTTACTGTTCGCCTGGGCACTCGCCCCGGCCTCGGCCCAGCCCGCGCCGGCCGCCGACACGCAGGCGCACGACATTATCTGCAAACCCGCCGAAGGCATTTCTCCCGATGAAATGGTCGGCCCCATCGTGATGGGCAACATGCCGGTCCTTCAAGCCCTGGATTTGCTGAGCAAATTCAGCGGACGGGTCATCCTCCCCGGCGAGGGACTTCCCAGCGGCAGGCTCAACTTCAACAGCGGCAGCAAGCTCAAGCGCACCGACGCCATCTTCGCCATCGAGAGTCTGCTCGCCCTCAACGGCGTCTCCCTGCGGCTGCTCGACAACGGCTTCGTACGGGCCATCTCCTCGGCCAACCCCGACAAGAGCGCCCCACCCATGATCGACACCCTGCCCGAGAACTCCATGTCGGAGCAGATTTACACGAAGATTTTCAAGCTCAAGTACGCGGACAGCCGCTCCGCCTACAACAACGTCCGCGGCCTCCTCTCGGACCGTCGCCGCTCCTCGATGCAGAACCAGTCCGAGACCAATTCGCTGCTCATCACCGACAGCCTGATCAACCTCCAGCGCATCGAGAAAGTCCTCGAATACCTGGACCAGCCGCCGGATGCGCGCATGGAGCTGTACACCTTCCCCGTCAAGTACGGCTCGGCCTGGAACATCCGCACCTCCCTCCAGCAGATCCTGCGCACCGAGATGAAGAACCGGCTCAACGACAGCATGGTCTTCGTGGACAGCCGCACGAACAAGCTGCTCGTCGTCACCCACCCGACAAACCTCGAATTCTTTGAAACCATCGTGAAGGATCTCGACCAGGAGATCGCCCCCTTCACCACCACCGAAGTCATCAAGATCACCCAGGGCAACTTTTGGAGCATCTGGAGCACGATCAACGGCATCGTCCGGCACCAGCAACGCGAGTTCTCCCGCCGGGGCTTCAGTGTGCAGGAGCGCGAGGAGAGCGACGAGGTCGGACGCCTCTCCGGCGGCAGCGAAACCGCCTCCGTCGAAGCCCCTGCTGGAGGCGAGGAAAGCACCGAACTGCCCGCCCTGGAAATGCCCACCACGGCCTCCGACCCCAATGCCGTCATGGTCGAAGACACCACGCCCGAGCTTCAATTCAGCCCCTATGTCGGCCTCTACGCCGACCCCTCGAACCTCGCGTTCGTCGTGTACGGAACCAATAACGACATCGCGCGGATCAAGCAGCTCATCGCCCAGCTTGACATCAAGTCCCCGCCCTACGTCACCAGCAAGGTCTTCACCATCGAGCACGCCCTGGCCGGAGATATCCGCAATGTCATCGAATACACCGTGAACGTCCAACGACGTAACTTCGCCCGTGCCGGACTCAGCACCGACAACCGAACCTCCTCGGCCGGGCCCGAAGCAGCCGGGCAGCAGTCAGCCGAACAGGGCTTCGAGTACAGCAACTTCATCTCGACCATCGCCGACAACCGTAACAACACCATTCTCGTGCAAGGCACCCAACAGGACATCGCCCAAATCGGCCAACTGGTTGAGAAGCTCGACGTGCCCAGCGCCCCGCTCACGCAGAACGAGGTCATTTATCTCAAGCATGCCGAGGCCAGCACGCTCGCCCGCGTCGTCCAGAACATCATCAACTACCAACGCTGGATGTTCTCCCGCCAGCGCACCGTCTCCCAGTCCAACAACGGCGACGCCTCTGCCCTCGCCAACCCCGAGATCGGGTTCGAGTTCAGTAACTACGCCATGGTCGGCGCGGACCGCCGCACCAACGCACTCTTCGCCTACGGGACCAAGCAGGACCTTGAGCGCATACGCTCTATTGTCACCGAGACCGACATCCCGGTCGAACCCATCACCACGACCCGGGTTTTCCCGCTGACGCACACCGACGCCAGCCAGACTGCGTCCCTCATCAACAACATCATAAACGGCCAGCGCCGCGCCCTCAACCAGGTGCGCTCCGAAAGCCGCGAGGTGCAAAACCCGGCCGCACGCGAAGCCAACGCCCCGGCCGACCCGACCGCCGCGCCCAGCCAGGGTGTGATCGAGGGCAATGAGGCGCTCCAGTTCAGCCCCTTCATCAGTATCACGCCGGACCGCCGCAGTAATTCGCTCATCGTTTACGGCACCGCCTCGGACATCCGCCAGCTCGATGACCTGATTAAGCAGATCGACATCGAGGTCGCCCCGCTGACCAGCAGCAAGGTCTTTCTGCTGGAAAACGCCCAGGCCCGCAGCCTCTACGCCGTGCTCAACAATGTCGTACGCGGCCAGGAACGCGCCCTGCGCCAGGTCCGCTCCAGCATTCAGCAGATCCGCAACATCCACCCGGACGACCCGAACGCTTCCGCCGCCGAGGTCACGCTGGAAGCCCTCCAGTTCAGCCCTTATATCACCATCACCCCGAATGACCGCAACAACAGCATCATCGTTTACGGGACCGACAGCGACATCACCCAGCTCGAAAACCTGATCGAGATCAGCGATGTGCAGATCTCGCCCAAGACGCAAAGCCGCACCTTCTTCATCCGGCACGCTGACGCCAACGAGGTCGCCTCGACCATCTCCAAACTCATCAGCCAGCAGCAGCGTGTGCGTGAACGCGAAAGCACCCTCACCCGCATTTTCCGCCGCGGTGCCAACGGCCAGGACGAAGGCGGCGAAGCCGACGGCGCCATTGGCATGGGGCAGGAAACCTTTGCCGGCGGTGGAGCAGGTGGAGGCCAGGGCGATCTGTTGACCGAAACCTCATCCGCCACTTACAGCGACATCTTCTCCTTTGACGAAGACCTCCAGTTCAGCCCCTACGTGAGCCTCGTGGCCGACGACCGCAGTAACGCCGTGCTCGCCTACGGGACGCAATTCGACCTGGAGCAGATCGGCGAACTCATCAAGCAGATCGACGACGTGCTGCCGCAGGTGCGCATCGAGGTCGTCATCGCCGAGGTGATTCTGTCCGACAAGCAGGTTTCCGGCCTGGACTCCTTCGGGATCAGCTACAATGTCACCGCCCCGAACCAGACCAGCATGAACACGAGTGCCCCGGCCATTTCCAGTGGCAACCCGGCCTTCGAGGGCTCGTTCTCGATCAACGACTTCAGCCTCGACACGGTCTTCCGGGTGGCGAAGGAAAACAAGTTCGTCAAGGTCCTCTCCGCCCCGTCGCTGACCACCACCCACAACCGGCAGGCCGTGGTTAACGTCGGCGAGGCCCGCCCGATCATCACCAGCTCGGCCTCCAGTCTCGACAGCTCGGACCTCGTAACCCGCTCCACCGTCGAGTACCGCGACATCGGCATCAACCTGAAGGTTCGCCCGCTCATCAGCACCAAGGGCTACATCCAGATGGACATCGAGCAGGTGGTCGAAACCGTCATCGACACCCAGACCATTGACGGCAACGAGCAGCCGATCATCAGCACACGGCGGGCCATGTCCTTCCTCAGCGTACGCGACAAGGAGGTCATCGTCATGGCCGGACTCCAACAGGTGGACTCCTCCAAAACCGACGGCAGCGTCTTCATCCTGGGCGACCTGCCCGTCTTCGGCCCACTCTTCCAGCCTGAAAACAACGACCAGGCCGTTCGCGAACTGATTATCTTCATCAAACCCTACATCGTGGACAGCTTCGACGAGTCGCAGTTGCTCACCTCCGAAGAGCTTGACCGCACCGCCATCGGCCAGGATATCGCGACCTATCTTGAGAAGGGCCGCTTCAAGGAGCAGGAGAAGCTCATCCCTCCGCCCCCGGACCCCGAGGAAGCCGAGGAAGACGTTGCCAACTCCCGCACCCAGAACACCAACACCAACACCACGACCGGCCCCCGGCGATGA
- a CDS encoding type II secretion system F family protein encodes MPTYTYRALGKRGRYENGRIDANSSDEARRRLRERGLNPVELNSTGGSSQAKSSSPRIAAADIKKIDLDKMQLGRAKADKISLSLLEKIYQLVESGMPMGDAVKSLNQRLTDPVLHAISEELWRDLSEGSTLAAALRRRPKLFDPTLASMIEAGEATGNIKPILGNIIELLEARLALRKEIITGLSYPAFLLVVVFFVLIFVLFYLMPKVEMMLHNMGGELSLAAKIVVGFANFSLTGGPILVVLGFVAGVGIFQWRKTGEGKLATDRFLLRVPVLKNIVMNAELSRMANLSSILLGSGVDTTDALKLIEKGFRNEEIRQHFRTCRSLISDGASISSALHSQDILADMDADILSISENTGSLVKGFSHIYRNRHAGLEAQMKRLTTVIATGALLFVFSLIFLLVFGVVSSIMQLSSSVLGG; translated from the coding sequence ATGCCGACCTACACGTACCGGGCCCTCGGTAAACGGGGACGCTATGAGAACGGGCGTATCGACGCCAACAGCAGCGACGAGGCGCGCCGTCGCCTGCGCGAGCGCGGCCTCAACCCCGTCGAGCTAAACTCGACTGGTGGCTCCTCGCAGGCCAAAAGTTCCTCACCACGCATCGCCGCCGCCGACATCAAGAAGATCGATCTGGACAAGATGCAACTTGGCCGCGCCAAGGCCGACAAGATCAGCCTCTCGCTGCTGGAGAAGATTTACCAGTTGGTGGAAAGCGGCATGCCGATGGGCGACGCCGTCAAATCCCTCAACCAGCGCCTGACCGACCCGGTGCTCCACGCCATCAGCGAAGAACTCTGGCGCGACCTGAGCGAAGGCTCCACCCTGGCCGCCGCCCTGCGCCGCCGGCCCAAGCTTTTCGACCCGACCCTGGCCTCCATGATCGAGGCGGGCGAGGCCACCGGGAACATCAAGCCCATCCTCGGCAACATCATCGAGCTGCTGGAAGCTCGACTGGCCCTGCGCAAGGAGATCATCACCGGCCTCTCCTACCCGGCCTTCCTGCTCGTGGTTGTGTTCTTCGTCCTTATCTTCGTGCTCTTCTACCTCATGCCGAAGGTGGAAATGATGCTGCACAACATGGGCGGCGAGCTCTCGCTGGCAGCCAAGATTGTGGTCGGCTTCGCCAACTTCTCCCTCACCGGCGGCCCCATTCTCGTCGTGCTGGGCTTCGTCGCAGGCGTGGGGATTTTCCAGTGGCGCAAGACTGGCGAGGGCAAGCTCGCCACCGACCGTTTCCTGCTGCGCGTACCAGTGTTGAAAAACATCGTCATGAACGCTGAACTCAGCCGCATGGCCAATCTTTCCTCGATTCTGCTGGGCAGCGGCGTGGACACGACCGACGCGCTCAAACTGATCGAAAAGGGCTTCCGCAACGAGGAGATCCGTCAACACTTCCGCACCTGCCGCTCGCTCATTTCCGACGGAGCCTCGATCTCCTCGGCCCTGCACAGCCAGGATATCCTCGCCGACATGGACGCGGACATTCTCAGCATCAGTGAAAACACCGGCAGTCTGGTCAAGGGCTTCAGCCACATCTACCGCAACCGCCACGCCGGGCTGGAAGCACAGATGAAGCGCCTGACCACAGTCATCGCCACCGGAGCGCTGCTGTTCGTGTTTTCGCTCATCTTCCTGCTCGTTTTCGGCGTCGTCTCCTCGATCATGCAACTCAGCTCCTCCGTTCTGGGCGGATAA
- a CDS encoding general secretion pathway protein GspK — translation MFSTTRQQRKRRGVVIVLALGMILLMTWLALEILRGVRQDLAVTTSPVSRTQLRETAYQLLEVSIGVLAEVKRFEGGIYSPSQGWGLPLTYAGMAHSAKLKSALPQETPPPAPPANSDDELGFDETEQTDTTDTAQAETDEAESFLNDLVFDVENAEAAQDGFERAVTQVEPSAETTGQMSAETALIELPPGIQARVRLFDESGKLSLTDTSEARWLLFFEQMGFEDSESKTLTDSLLDWIDPDEEERENGAETETYAQLDPPYRSANRPLRDFRELRYVQGFKTLFFDERGVPNEYYNTFKANVSLFGKGEVNFNTASELVLLTLAEERDFDPDQVLTFLAGTDTQFGTEDDRILRPGLDDSELPKDNDGNVLPANRSVNFIIAEIAVSDGQSIYVLNALLDLTQKHPGGTYPFRIVRITENQPLF, via the coding sequence ATGTTCTCGACTACTAGGCAGCAGCGGAAGCGGCGGGGAGTCGTCATCGTCCTGGCCCTGGGCATGATCCTGCTCATGACCTGGCTGGCCCTGGAAATCCTGCGCGGCGTGCGCCAGGACCTGGCCGTCACGACCTCACCCGTCAGCCGGACGCAACTTCGGGAAACCGCCTATCAGTTGCTCGAGGTAAGCATCGGCGTGCTGGCCGAGGTCAAGCGCTTTGAGGGCGGCATCTATTCCCCGTCACAGGGCTGGGGCCTCCCCCTGACCTATGCCGGAATGGCCCACTCCGCCAAACTCAAGAGCGCCCTGCCCCAGGAAACCCCACCTCCGGCCCCACCCGCTAACAGCGACGACGAGCTGGGATTTGACGAAACCGAACAGACCGACACGACTGACACCGCCCAGGCGGAAACCGACGAGGCTGAGTCCTTTCTCAACGACCTGGTCTTCGACGTGGAAAACGCGGAAGCGGCCCAGGACGGATTCGAACGCGCGGTCACGCAGGTTGAACCCTCAGCCGAGACGACCGGCCAGATGTCCGCCGAAACCGCCTTGATCGAGCTTCCGCCCGGCATCCAGGCCCGGGTGCGACTCTTTGACGAGTCGGGCAAGCTCTCGCTCACCGATACAAGCGAAGCCCGCTGGCTTCTCTTTTTCGAGCAGATGGGCTTCGAGGATTCCGAGTCGAAGACGCTGACCGACAGCCTGCTGGACTGGATCGACCCCGACGAGGAGGAACGCGAAAACGGTGCCGAGACCGAGACCTACGCCCAGCTCGACCCGCCCTACCGCTCCGCCAACCGCCCGTTGCGTGACTTCCGCGAATTGCGCTACGTGCAGGGCTTCAAGACGCTGTTCTTCGACGAGCGCGGCGTCCCGAACGAATATTACAATACCTTCAAGGCCAACGTCTCCCTCTTCGGCAAGGGGGAGGTCAACTTCAACACCGCGAGCGAACTGGTGCTGCTCACCTTGGCCGAGGAGCGCGATTTTGATCCGGACCAGGTACTTACTTTCCTCGCCGGGACGGACACGCAGTTCGGGACAGAAGATGACCGCATCCTCAGACCCGGCCTTGACGACAGCGAATTACCCAAAGACAATGATGGGAACGTTCTGCCCGCGAACCGGTCGGTTAATTTTATCATTGCCGAAATCGCCGTCAGTGATGGTCAGAGTATCTACGTGCTTAATGCACTCCTGGATCTGACCCAGAAACATCCCGGCGGAACTTATCCCTTTCGCATTGTTCGTATAACTGAAAACCAGCCTCTATTTTAA